A window from Chryseobacterium vaccae encodes these proteins:
- a CDS encoding AraC family transcriptional regulator yields MNSISVLHIDLFQSGRHSSDFYFNTLKDHLILGHRHIEKPHRHDFYAAVLFTQGTGIHEIDFHKYDVSAGSLFFLSPGQIHSWELSDDIDGYIFFSSQEFYEMHYVNQKLRNFPFFGSVSFPRKLQLDLEELEKKILLFQELENEHHGKLLMKEGSILSLMSRIFINATRLFSKDIDMLSSSAGLSYFKHYQDFEDLIEQHFTHEKSITYYASLLGISPKHLNRVAQTTVQKTATEVITERVVLEAKRMLMYLDESLVEIAFRLGYEEYSYFVRVFRKSSGMTPTQFMRKYKA; encoded by the coding sequence ATGAATTCTATTTCTGTTCTTCATATTGACCTTTTCCAATCCGGAAGACACTCTTCTGATTTTTATTTCAATACACTGAAGGACCATCTTATTTTAGGACACCGTCATATTGAAAAACCTCACAGGCATGATTTTTATGCAGCTGTTCTTTTTACACAGGGAACAGGAATTCATGAGATCGATTTTCATAAATATGATGTTTCAGCAGGAAGTCTTTTCTTCTTGTCTCCCGGACAAATCCACAGCTGGGAGCTTTCAGATGATATTGACGGATACATCTTTTTTAGTTCACAGGAATTTTATGAAATGCATTATGTGAACCAGAAACTTAGGAATTTTCCATTCTTCGGTTCCGTATCTTTTCCAAGAAAACTTCAACTGGATCTTGAGGAACTTGAAAAAAAGATTCTTCTGTTTCAGGAGTTGGAAAACGAGCATCATGGAAAACTTCTTATGAAGGAAGGAAGCATTCTTTCACTCATGTCCCGGATCTTTATCAATGCTACCAGACTTTTTTCAAAAGATATTGATATGCTTTCCTCTTCAGCCGGACTTTCTTATTTTAAGCATTATCAGGATTTTGAAGATCTTATAGAACAACACTTTACCCATGAGAAATCCATTACTTACTACGCATCTTTATTGGGAATATCTCCAAAGCACTTAAACAGGGTAGCACAGACAACAGTTCAGAAAACAGCAACAGAAGTTATTACAGAAAGAGTGGTCCTGGAAGCCAAAAGAATGCTGATGTATCTGGATGAAAGTCTTGTGGAAATTGCTTTCAGGCTGGGATACGAGGAATATTCATACTTTGTAAGAGTCTTCCGGAAAAGTTCCGGAATGACCCCTACTCAGTTTATGAGGAAATATAAGGCTTAA
- a CDS encoding DEAD/DEAH box helicase — protein MELESIYQKLQIQDMNQMQKSTYNASENNTDIVLLSPTGSGKTLAFLFPVLRNLKKDAQGVQALILVPARELAIQIEQVFKAMGTDFKVSVCYGGHDKKIEVNNLIEAPAVLIGTPGRVAYHVRNHNFDPKSIQTLVLDEFDKALELGFHEDMEFIAGSLKGLSQRILTSATAMDEIPKFTGLKNEKTIDFLKLSEVKPDIQLRKVMTISEEKLDTLFHLICKIGNKRTLIFCNHREAVDRISELLHQMGIDRETFHGGMEQDERERALLKFRNDSARILITTDLAARGLDIPEVESIVHYQLPPKEDAFIHRNGRTARMNAKGFVYLIMTEDENFPFIKNNTPEESVTGFDRAPQKTPFQTIYISAGKKDKVNKVDIVGYLLKKGELQKEDVGVIEVKDTTSYVAVARNKVNAVLRKLQNEKLKGKKVKMEVAY, from the coding sequence ATGGAATTAGAATCAATTTATCAAAAACTGCAGATTCAGGATATGAATCAGATGCAGAAATCCACATACAACGCCTCTGAAAACAATACGGACATCGTCCTGCTCTCCCCTACAGGTTCAGGGAAAACCCTTGCTTTTTTATTTCCGGTTCTCAGGAATCTGAAAAAGGATGCACAGGGTGTTCAGGCTTTAATATTAGTTCCGGCAAGAGAACTGGCTATACAGATTGAGCAGGTTTTCAAAGCAATGGGAACAGATTTTAAGGTTTCCGTTTGTTATGGCGGACATGATAAAAAGATTGAGGTCAATAATTTAATTGAAGCTCCTGCTGTTTTAATCGGAACTCCCGGAAGAGTTGCTTATCATGTGAGAAATCATAATTTTGATCCGAAAAGCATTCAGACTTTAGTTCTTGATGAATTTGACAAAGCCCTGGAGCTGGGCTTCCATGAAGATATGGAGTTTATAGCAGGTTCACTAAAAGGTCTTTCACAAAGAATTTTAACTTCAGCCACAGCCATGGACGAGATTCCAAAGTTTACAGGCTTAAAAAATGAGAAAACGATTGACTTTTTAAAGTTAAGTGAAGTAAAACCGGATATTCAGTTACGAAAAGTAATGACCATTTCGGAGGAAAAACTGGATACATTGTTTCATTTAATCTGTAAAATAGGAAATAAAAGAACCCTTATTTTCTGTAATCACCGCGAGGCTGTGGACCGTATTTCAGAGCTTCTTCATCAAATGGGAATCGACAGGGAAACCTTCCACGGCGGAATGGAACAGGACGAAAGAGAACGCGCCTTATTGAAATTCAGAAATGATTCGGCCAGAATTCTTATCACCACCGATCTTGCTGCCCGCGGACTTGATATACCCGAAGTGGAATCCATCGTCCATTATCAGCTCCCTCCAAAAGAAGATGCTTTTATTCACAGAAACGGACGTACGGCAAGGATGAACGCCAAAGGTTTTGTTTATCTGATTATGACTGAAGATGAAAATTTCCCTTTCATTAAAAATAACACTCCGGAAGAAAGCGTTACGGGATTTGACAGGGCCCCTCAGAAGACGCCTTTCCAGACAATTTACATCAGTGCAGGAAAAAAAGATAAAGTAAATAAGGTGGATATTGTAGGATATTTACTTAAAAAAGGAGAGCTACAGAAAGAAGATGTTGGGGTTATCGAAGTAAAAGATACCACATCCTATGTTGCTGTTGCCAGAAATAAGGTGAATGCTGTTTTAAGAAAGCTTCAGAATGAAAAACTGAAAGGCAAGAAAGTAAAAATGGAGGTTGCTTATTAA
- the rpsA gene encoding 30S ribosomal protein S1 — MSKETNSAEVLLNQNVAPEQFDWDSFESGLDADARKEKSDLEEIYNGSLNNLDDNDVLVGKVVRLTDKEAIVDINFKSEGVISLNEFRYNQGLKVGDEVEVMVDKREDKTGQLQLSHRKARTLKAWDKVNELHETGEIVNGFVKSRTKGGMIVDVHGIEAFLPGSQIDVKPIKDYDQFVGKTMEFKVVKINPEFKNVVVSHKALIEADIEGQKKEIIAQLEKGQVLEGTVKNITSYGVFIDLGGVDGLIHITDLSWSRVNHPSEILEDGQTVKVVILDFDDEKTRIQLGMKQLEAHPWDALSADMKVGDKVKGKVVVLADYGAFVEIAPGVEGLIHVSEMSWSTHLRSAGDFVKVGDEVEAEVLTLDREERKISLGIKQLSKDPWENIEAKYPVGSQHVGTVRNFTNFGVFVELEEGIDGLIYISDLSWTKKIKHPSEFCAVGDKLDVVVLELDIQARRLSLGHKQLTENPWDKFETKYAEGTIHAGKAVEVHDKGASVQFEDAEVEAFCPSRLLEKEDGSKIKKGEDAQFKVIEFNKEFKRVVVSHTGIFRDEEKKNVKESSSRNVSSSSNNEERSTLGDIDALAELKRKMEEGK; from the coding sequence ATGTCAAAAGAGACAAATTCAGCAGAGGTTTTATTAAACCAAAACGTAGCACCAGAACAATTTGATTGGGATTCTTTCGAATCAGGTCTTGATGCAGATGCGAGAAAAGAAAAAAGCGATTTAGAAGAAATCTACAACGGATCTTTAAACAACCTGGACGATAATGACGTTTTAGTTGGTAAAGTTGTAAGATTAACTGACAAAGAAGCTATCGTAGACATCAACTTCAAATCTGAAGGTGTTATCTCTCTAAACGAATTCCGTTACAACCAAGGCCTTAAAGTAGGTGACGAGGTAGAAGTAATGGTTGACAAGAGAGAAGACAAAACCGGACAATTACAATTATCTCACAGAAAAGCTAGAACGCTTAAAGCTTGGGATAAAGTAAACGAACTTCACGAAACTGGAGAAATCGTTAACGGTTTTGTTAAATCTAGAACTAAGGGTGGTATGATCGTTGACGTTCACGGAATCGAAGCATTCTTACCTGGTTCTCAAATTGACGTTAAGCCAATTAAAGATTACGATCAGTTCGTAGGAAAAACTATGGAGTTCAAAGTTGTGAAAATCAACCCTGAGTTCAAAAACGTAGTAGTTTCTCACAAAGCATTGATCGAAGCAGATATCGAAGGTCAGAAAAAAGAAATCATCGCTCAGCTTGAAAAAGGTCAGGTTCTTGAAGGTACTGTTAAGAATATTACTTCTTACGGTGTATTCATTGACTTAGGAGGTGTTGATGGATTGATCCACATTACAGACCTTTCTTGGTCTAGAGTGAACCACCCATCTGAAATCCTTGAGGACGGACAGACTGTAAAAGTTGTAATCCTTGATTTCGATGATGAGAAAACAAGAATCCAGTTAGGTATGAAGCAATTAGAAGCTCATCCTTGGGATGCTCTTTCTGCTGACATGAAAGTTGGAGATAAAGTAAAAGGAAAAGTAGTAGTTCTTGCTGACTATGGTGCATTCGTAGAAATCGCTCCAGGTGTTGAAGGATTAATCCACGTTTCTGAAATGTCTTGGTCTACTCACTTAAGATCTGCTGGAGATTTCGTAAAAGTAGGTGATGAAGTAGAAGCTGAAGTATTAACTTTAGATAGAGAAGAAAGAAAAATTTCTCTTGGTATCAAGCAATTGTCTAAAGATCCATGGGAAAACATTGAAGCTAAGTATCCGGTAGGATCTCAGCATGTAGGAACGGTAAGAAACTTCACTAACTTTGGTGTATTCGTAGAGTTAGAAGAAGGTATCGACGGATTAATCTACATCTCTGATCTTTCTTGGACTAAGAAAATCAAGCACCCATCTGAATTCTGTGCAGTAGGTGATAAATTAGATGTTGTAGTTCTTGAGCTAGATATCCAGGCTAGAAGATTATCTCTAGGTCACAAGCAATTGACTGAAAACCCATGGGATAAATTCGAAACTAAATATGCTGAAGGAACGATCCACGCTGGTAAAGCTGTAGAAGTTCACGATAAAGGAGCTTCTGTACAATTCGAAGATGCTGAGGTTGAAGCATTCTGCCCTTCAAGATTATTAGAGAAAGAAGATGGATCTAAAATCAAGAAAGGTGAAGATGCTCAATTCAAAGTAATTGAATTCAACAAAGAATTCAAGAGAGTTGTAGTTTCTCACACAGGGATCTTCAGAGACGAAGAAAAGAAAAACGTTAAAGAATCTTCTTCTAGAAACGTATCTTCTTCTTCAAACAACGAAGAAAGATCTACTCTTGGAGACATCGATGCATTAGCAGAGTTGAAAAGAAAAATGGAAGAAGGTAAATAA
- a CDS encoding T9SS type A sorting domain-containing protein, which produces MKKTFLFLFMAFMMSWSGLKAQGLDYIFMLDNGSSITAAEYANMKRGAIKLMEELLACNNRNRVAVVQYGTGKYGDTSGTYKPMIYIESDFTSDQFVAQNFDRRLDFGDLFNESLGMIGDALDGNPNANIMSPQTTLGLVQDLRVVVFTDAMRNLGSALTGSYLVNSSSPAYGTTAAFVNELKFKYSRGARFTMVHTSTVMSAMRAAAAIASHGSGSYSGAVEPVQGDPNINSTPRTYFNRPNGFEVGSGEMGYWRDLAQNICETNGMGTVDFRYEPGECIGYTQGVGGYHHLPAGATLLSLKLELVGLQTGTVFPVPYNPSFGPGNFFVYYPQTSDFAAAINGGATGPQKFKLTMEYSYNGQTEVAYAWNNYPFFDYDINMECPVLKTAKPLAEEKMFKLTPNPTNGLFKVILNKEAKSGKLEIRDLSGNTVYNKIVRGEKEINVDLSSRKEGVYVVNVTTDKNETYSEKIIKK; this is translated from the coding sequence ATGAAAAAAACATTTTTATTTTTATTCATGGCATTCATGATGTCGTGGAGTGGTCTTAAAGCACAAGGACTTGATTACATTTTTATGCTGGATAACGGAAGTTCTATTACCGCTGCCGAATACGCTAACATGAAGCGGGGGGCTATTAAACTGATGGAAGAGCTTCTAGCCTGTAATAACAGAAACAGAGTAGCTGTTGTACAGTATGGAACAGGAAAGTATGGGGATACCAGCGGGACATATAAGCCCATGATTTATATTGAATCCGATTTTACCAGCGATCAGTTTGTCGCCCAGAATTTTGACAGACGCTTGGATTTCGGAGATCTTTTTAATGAATCCTTAGGAATGATTGGCGATGCACTTGATGGAAATCCCAATGCTAATATTATGAGTCCTCAGACAACTTTAGGGCTGGTGCAGGATCTTAGAGTGGTTGTATTTACTGACGCAATGAGAAATCTGGGTAGTGCTCTTACAGGCTCTTATCTTGTGAACTCTAGCAGCCCGGCCTATGGTACTACTGCAGCATTTGTGAATGAGCTGAAGTTCAAATATAGCAGAGGGGCAAGGTTTACCATGGTCCATACCAGTACAGTGATGTCTGCAATGAGGGCAGCAGCAGCTATTGCCTCGCATGGTTCAGGGTCATATTCCGGAGCGGTAGAACCTGTTCAGGGAGATCCTAATATTAACTCAACTCCAAGAACATATTTTAACAGACCTAATGGGTTTGAAGTTGGCTCTGGTGAAATGGGTTATTGGAGAGACCTGGCACAGAATATATGCGAAACGAATGGTATGGGAACCGTAGATTTCAGATACGAGCCGGGAGAATGTATAGGATATACACAAGGTGTTGGCGGATATCATCATCTTCCAGCAGGGGCTACTTTATTGAGTCTTAAGCTGGAGCTGGTAGGCTTACAGACAGGAACTGTTTTCCCTGTGCCATATAACCCTTCATTCGGACCAGGTAACTTTTTTGTCTATTATCCACAGACTTCAGACTTTGCTGCTGCTATTAATGGCGGAGCAACAGGACCGCAGAAGTTCAAATTGACCATGGAATACTCTTATAACGGTCAGACTGAAGTAGCATATGCCTGGAATAACTATCCGTTTTTTGATTATGACATTAATATGGAATGCCCGGTATTAAAAACAGCGAAACCATTAGCAGAAGAAAAGATGTTCAAGCTTACTCCTAATCCTACCAATGGATTATTTAAAGTAATCCTGAATAAAGAAGCTAAATCAGGAAAACTTGAGATCAGAGACCTGAGCGGGAATACAGTTTATAATAAAATAGTACGCGGGGAAAAAGAAATAAATGTAGATCTGAGCTCTCGAAAAGAAGGAGTATATGTGGTGAATGTAACGACGGATAAAAATGAAACCTATTCAGAGAAAATAATAAAGAAATAA
- a CDS encoding SMP-30/gluconolactonase/LRE family protein, translating into MKNICRIVLIGLVFALINCQSVNKSNMFYDGVQPEKISDQFSFTEGPSSDKEGNVYFTDQPNDKIYLWDWKTNQVTLFLDKTGRANGTHFDKDDFLITCSDEQGEMWKISKNKKVEILFKGFEGKRLNGPNDIWNDAFGGMYFTDPLYERDYWTDFKQELPHKSLYYRNKNGKISKLETFTQPNGIVGSETIRKLYISDIDAGKTYEYDILGEGKLSERKLFCEMGSDGMTLDKHGNLYLTGDGVHVFNRKGKKIYHIPIPEKWTSNVTFGGENNDVLFITASKSVYILPTKVRGVK; encoded by the coding sequence ATGAAAAATATCTGCAGAATAGTTCTGATTGGTTTGGTTTTCGCATTGATAAACTGTCAATCTGTAAATAAAAGCAACATGTTTTATGATGGGGTACAGCCTGAAAAAATTTCAGATCAGTTCAGTTTTACGGAAGGTCCTTCATCCGATAAAGAGGGAAATGTGTATTTCACGGACCAGCCTAATGATAAAATTTACCTGTGGGACTGGAAAACCAATCAGGTGACTTTGTTTCTCGATAAAACAGGACGAGCTAACGGAACCCATTTTGATAAAGATGATTTTCTGATTACCTGTTCCGATGAGCAGGGCGAAATGTGGAAAATCTCAAAGAATAAAAAAGTGGAAATTCTGTTTAAAGGTTTTGAAGGAAAACGCCTGAACGGGCCCAACGATATCTGGAATGATGCTTTTGGAGGAATGTATTTTACAGATCCTCTGTATGAAAGAGATTACTGGACGGATTTCAAACAGGAGCTGCCGCACAAAAGTCTCTATTACAGAAATAAAAATGGAAAAATCAGTAAATTAGAGACCTTCACCCAGCCCAATGGAATTGTAGGCAGTGAAACCATCAGGAAACTGTATATTTCAGATATTGATGCCGGAAAAACCTATGAATATGATATCCTTGGCGAAGGCAAATTATCCGAAAGAAAACTGTTCTGTGAAATGGGTTCGGATGGGATGACCTTAGACAAACACGGAAATCTTTATCTAACGGGTGATGGAGTACACGTCTTTAACCGCAAAGGGAAAAAGATCTATCACATCCCGATTCCTGAAAAATGGACTTCTAATGTAACTTTCGGAGGAGAAAACAACGATGTTTTATTCATTACAGCATCAAAATCAGTGTATATTTTACCAACAAAAGTACGGGGAGTGAAATAA
- a CDS encoding helix-hairpin-helix domain-containing protein encodes MMRKSYYRKLAFMGMLLIVLMAFQQYINQEKTDFPKVRFISEASVSASLSDFDPNSLDEKQWQKLGFSEKQVATILNYKKMIGGQFSSKEQFKKCYAVSPEKFAVLEPYLLLSETNNKHYKYFGKKEISISKQFNPDHFSAGNWEQMGFSEKQAQAIVKYRNYLGGSFISKEKFKECFIISDEVYGKLEPYLLLPSKTPDHFKNSGRNDAVKANIQYRIFDPNILNQDGWKALGFSEKQASTIVNYRDRNLHGSFKNLEDIQKCFVISPEKFREIKPYIKLSFVPVKKEERQQEKTDFSKTDLNTISFKQLIEFGLDEKSAGYIIGFRRKLGGFITKEQILETYNIDKDRVQKLVSICPLNSSEVPKYTLTDAPEEWLKSHPYFKYSADKIIFYRISNPDDKKIWKLLKLKPEYEARMRLYVR; translated from the coding sequence ATGATGAGAAAAAGTTATTACCGCAAGCTTGCATTCATGGGAATGCTGCTGATTGTCCTTATGGCTTTTCAGCAATATATAAACCAAGAAAAAACGGATTTCCCAAAGGTCCGATTCATATCTGAGGCTTCAGTTTCCGCCAGCCTGTCTGATTTTGACCCCAATTCTTTAGATGAAAAACAATGGCAGAAGCTAGGTTTTTCAGAGAAACAGGTAGCGACGATTCTTAATTATAAAAAGATGATTGGCGGCCAGTTCTCCTCCAAAGAGCAGTTCAAAAAATGTTATGCCGTTTCTCCTGAAAAATTCGCAGTATTAGAGCCTTATCTTCTGCTTTCGGAAACGAATAACAAGCATTATAAATATTTTGGAAAGAAAGAAATCAGTATTTCCAAACAATTCAATCCGGACCACTTTTCTGCCGGAAACTGGGAACAGATGGGCTTCAGTGAAAAACAGGCCCAGGCTATTGTAAAATACAGAAATTACCTGGGTGGAAGCTTTATCAGTAAGGAAAAATTTAAAGAATGCTTTATTATTTCCGATGAGGTGTATGGTAAACTTGAACCGTATCTGCTGCTTCCCTCAAAAACTCCGGATCATTTCAAAAATTCAGGGAGAAATGATGCTGTAAAAGCCAATATCCAATACCGCATTTTTGATCCTAACATCTTAAATCAGGACGGATGGAAAGCACTTGGTTTTTCTGAGAAACAGGCTTCAACAATCGTTAATTACCGTGACCGGAATCTTCATGGAAGTTTCAAAAATCTTGAGGATATTCAAAAGTGTTTTGTTATCTCCCCTGAAAAATTCCGGGAAATAAAACCTTATATCAAACTAAGCTTTGTACCTGTCAAAAAAGAGGAAAGACAACAGGAAAAGACTGATTTTTCAAAAACCGATCTGAATACGATCAGTTTTAAACAGCTCATAGAATTTGGTCTGGATGAAAAAAGTGCAGGATATATTATTGGCTTCCGCAGAAAACTGGGAGGTTTTATCACTAAAGAACAAATCCTTGAAACTTATAATATTGATAAAGACAGAGTTCAGAAGTTGGTTTCCATCTGCCCTCTTAATTCTTCGGAAGTTCCTAAATATACTTTAACTGATGCTCCTGAAGAATGGCTGAAAAGTCATCCCTATTTTAAGTATTCCGCAGACAAGATTATATTTTACCGCATCAGCAATCCGGATGATAAAAAAATATGGAAACTATTGAAGCTGAAACCCGAATATGAGGCAAGGATGAGATTGTATGTCAGGTAG
- a CDS encoding MerR family transcriptional regulator — protein sequence MKINLPDKLYYSIGEVAKAFDVNTSLIRYWEQEFPIIKPKKNKKGNRYFTPEDIKNLQMIYHLVKEKGYTLDGARVALTTNSKISETVTLIDRLEFVKAELIKLKDSLADQPE from the coding sequence ATGAAAATAAATCTACCTGATAAGCTGTATTATTCCATTGGAGAAGTGGCAAAAGCATTTGACGTAAACACTTCATTAATACGCTATTGGGAGCAGGAATTCCCTATCATCAAGCCTAAGAAAAACAAAAAAGGGAATCGTTACTTCACTCCGGAAGACATCAAAAATCTTCAGATGATCTATCACCTGGTTAAAGAAAAAGGATATACTCTGGATGGCGCAAGGGTAGCTTTGACGACCAACAGCAAAATATCTGAAACCGTTACCTTAATTGACCGTCTGGAATTTGTGAAGGCCGAGCTTATTAAACTGAAGGATTCTCTGGCAGATCAACCGGAGTAA
- the ccoG gene encoding cytochrome c oxidase accessory protein CcoG, with amino-acid sequence MSAESGNSKFIEIENEEFRNSVGTMDETGKRKWVFPRKPKGKYTNYRNYTSYALLALFFGLPFIKINGNPFLLINVIDRRFFILGQPFYLQDFFILALGAVTSVIFVMLFTVVFGRIFCGWLCPQTLFMEMVFRKIEYWIEGDRNKQMKLDRQEWDAEKIRKRVTKWSVFLLISLIISTFMFMYIVGYEQVFQIMIEGPSEHPLKFITMIFFTLTFYFVFAWLREQVCTLVCPYGRLQGVLIDKQTINVYYDFRRGEGRSKWRNNEDRKAAGKGDCIDCHQCVVVCPTGIDIRNGQQLECVNCTACIDACDEVMEKVGLPKGLVRYATESEIENQEKFKFTPRMKATTVILALLIGFLGFLMYDRGSMEAKFIKPAGSTFFVKNGKITNTFIYTLLNKSNEKKTLYIKVISPSNAEITYFGSEKIILKGDEILKGNINISFPEKDIKLSKQNMVIGVFDEKGILVDSFDTTFEGPFKLVL; translated from the coding sequence ATGAGTGCAGAATCAGGCAACAGCAAGTTCATCGAAATAGAAAATGAAGAATTCAGAAATTCGGTGGGAACCATGGATGAAACCGGGAAAAGAAAATGGGTATTTCCACGAAAGCCCAAAGGAAAATATACCAATTACAGGAATTATACCAGCTATGCCCTGCTTGCTTTGTTTTTCGGACTTCCTTTTATCAAAATAAACGGTAATCCTTTTCTGCTGATTAATGTGATTGACAGGAGATTTTTCATTTTAGGACAGCCTTTTTATCTTCAGGATTTCTTTATTCTCGCTCTGGGAGCTGTAACTTCCGTCATCTTTGTGATGCTGTTCACCGTAGTTTTCGGACGAATATTCTGCGGCTGGCTTTGTCCGCAAACCCTTTTTATGGAAATGGTTTTCCGTAAAATTGAATACTGGATAGAAGGTGACCGGAACAAGCAGATGAAACTGGACAGACAGGAATGGGATGCTGAAAAGATCAGAAAAAGAGTAACAAAATGGAGTGTATTTCTTTTGATTTCATTAATCATCTCTACGTTTATGTTCATGTATATTGTAGGGTATGAACAGGTTTTCCAGATTATGATTGAGGGACCTTCCGAGCATCCTTTAAAGTTTATCACGATGATCTTTTTCACGCTGACCTTCTACTTTGTTTTTGCATGGCTCCGCGAACAGGTGTGTACACTGGTTTGTCCATACGGAAGACTTCAGGGGGTACTGATCGATAAGCAGACCATCAATGTTTATTATGATTTCAGAAGAGGGGAAGGCCGTTCAAAATGGAGAAACAATGAAGACCGGAAGGCAGCAGGAAAAGGAGACTGTATCGACTGCCATCAATGTGTAGTGGTGTGCCCTACCGGTATTGATATCAGAAACGGACAGCAACTGGAGTGTGTGAACTGTACAGCCTGTATTGATGCCTGTGATGAGGTAATGGAAAAAGTAGGACTTCCTAAAGGACTGGTTCGTTATGCCACAGAATCTGAGATTGAAAACCAGGAGAAGTTCAAATTTACGCCAAGAATGAAAGCCACGACTGTGATTCTTGCCTTGCTTATTGGGTTCCTTGGATTTTTAATGTACGACCGCGGATCTATGGAAGCCAAGTTCATTAAACCTGCAGGCTCTACTTTCTTTGTTAAAAACGGGAAAATAACGAATACATTTATTTATACCCTTTTAAATAAATCCAATGAGAAAAAAACGCTTTACATCAAAGTGATCAGTCCTTCCAATGCGGAAATCACCTATTTCGGGTCTGAAAAAATTATTCTGAAAGGTGATGAAATTCTAAAGGGTAACATCAACATTTCTTTTCCTGAAAAGGATATTAAGCTCTCTAAACAGAATATGGTTATCGGGGTTTTTGACGAAAAGGGAATCCTCGTAGATTCATTTGATACCACATTTGAAGGACCATTTAAGCTGGTATTATAA